In Deltaproteobacteria bacterium, the following proteins share a genomic window:
- the pdxT gene encoding pyridoxal 5'-phosphate synthase glutaminase subunit PdxT, with translation MRVGVLALQGDFEAHLRALRSVGAEPQLVRVPAELERVDALVLPGGESTAMLRGLERDALEPALLRFLASGRPVLGTCAGAILLAREVRGPAQRSLGALDIDVDRNAYGTQLDSFVCRAETDDPASEFAGLECVLIRAPRITRVGPSVAVLARVRSDPALVSSGPIWAATFHPELSTDTRVQRAWLRSAASPA, from the coding sequence GTGAGAGTCGGCGTGCTCGCGCTGCAGGGCGACTTCGAAGCGCACCTGCGCGCGCTTCGCAGCGTCGGCGCCGAGCCGCAGCTCGTGCGCGTTCCGGCCGAGCTCGAGCGCGTCGACGCGCTCGTGCTTCCCGGCGGCGAGTCGACCGCGATGCTCCGCGGGCTCGAGCGCGACGCGCTCGAGCCCGCGCTGCTGCGGTTCCTGGCCTCGGGACGGCCCGTGCTCGGCACCTGCGCGGGCGCGATCCTGCTCGCCCGCGAGGTGCGCGGGCCGGCGCAGCGCTCGCTCGGCGCGCTCGACATCGACGTCGACCGCAACGCCTACGGCACGCAGCTCGACTCGTTCGTGTGCAGGGCCGAGACCGACGACCCTGCCTCGGAGTTCGCGGGCCTGGAATGCGTGCTGATCCGCGCGCCGCGGATCACGCGCGTCGGACCGAGCGTCGCCGTTCTCGCTCGTGTGAGGTCCGACCCCGCGCTCGTCTCGAGCGGGCCGATCTGGGCCGCGACGTTCCACCCCGAGCTCTCGACCGACACGCGCGTGCAGCGCGCCTGGCTCAGAAGCGCGGCTTCTCCAGCTTGA
- the pdxS gene encoding pyridoxal 5'-phosphate synthase lyase subunit PdxS, which translates to MNDELYRLKVGLAEMLKGGVILDVTNAEQARLAEDAGAAAVMALERVPSDIRRDGGVARMASVEVIESVRRAVSIPVMAKCRIGHTQEARLLEAIGVDFIDESEVLTPADEEHHVDKSAFRTPFVCGGRDLGEALRRIGEGAAMMRTKGEAGSGNIVEAVRHLRRMGREMRALQSAPRDELMARAKEYAAPYELVLRVAELGALPVPNFAAGGIATPADAALCMSLGAQAVFVGSGIFKSADPAARARAIVRATTHWQDPKEWLEASRGLGEAMPGLAMETIPEAERLARRGW; encoded by the coding sequence ATGAACGACGAGCTGTATCGGTTGAAGGTCGGACTCGCAGAGATGTTGAAGGGCGGCGTGATCCTCGACGTCACGAACGCCGAGCAGGCGCGCCTGGCCGAGGACGCGGGTGCGGCGGCGGTGATGGCGCTCGAGCGGGTTCCGTCCGACATCCGCCGCGACGGCGGCGTGGCGCGGATGGCGTCGGTCGAGGTGATCGAGTCCGTGCGCAGGGCGGTCTCGATTCCCGTGATGGCCAAGTGCCGGATCGGCCACACCCAGGAAGCTCGGCTGCTCGAGGCGATCGGCGTCGACTTCATCGACGAGAGCGAGGTGCTGACGCCCGCCGACGAAGAGCACCACGTGGACAAGTCGGCGTTCCGCACGCCGTTCGTCTGCGGCGGTCGCGACCTCGGCGAGGCGCTGCGAAGGATCGGCGAGGGCGCCGCGATGATGCGCACCAAGGGAGAGGCCGGCAGTGGCAACATCGTCGAGGCCGTGCGCCACCTGCGGCGGATGGGCCGCGAGATGCGCGCGCTCCAGTCCGCGCCGCGCGACGAGCTGATGGCGCGAGCCAAGGAGTACGCCGCGCCCTACGAGCTCGTGCTGCGCGTGGCGGAGCTTGGCGCGCTTCCGGTTCCGAACTTCGCGGCCGGCGGAATCGCGACGCCCGCCGACGCGGCGCTGTGCATGTCGCTCGGCGCGCAGGCCGTCTTCGTCGGCTCGGGGATCTTCAAGTCGGCCGACCCGGCAGCGCGCGCGCGCGCGATCGTGCGCGCGACCACGCACTGGCAGGACCCGAAGGAGTGGCTGGAAGCGTCGCGCGGGCTCGGCGAGGCCATGCCCGGACTGGCCATGGAGACGATTCCCGAAGCGGAGCGGCTGGCGAGACGCGGCTGGTGA